The DNA region GAATTTCTCGATCGCGGCGCCGGCAAGCCCGTCGAGTCCGAAGCCGGTGTCCGCGGCAAACGCGGCGCGCTCCACCCCTTCGATCCGCCGCAAACCGAACACCAGCCGCTCGCGCGCCCGCGCTTCGGCGTCCAGCGTCTCGCGTTCGGCGACCGGCGACCGGCCCCCCAGCACGCGCTTGAGGTACGTCGTGGTGCTGCGGTGGTTGGTCTCGCGCACCCCCTGGGTGTACCGCGCCGCGCCCGGGCCGAGCGCGTCGAACGCCCCCCCCGACCAGTAGACCTGGTTGTGGCGGCTGCGGCGCCCGGGGAGGGCGAAGTTGGACACCTCGTAGTGCTCAAACCCCGCGGCGGTCAATCGCTCGATGGCCAGCTCGTACATCGCGCGCTGCGGCTCGTCTCCCAGCTCTTCCAGCCCGCCGTGCATCCGACGCGACCAGAACGACGTGCCGCGTTCGAACGTCAGCCCGTAGGTCGACGCGTGGTCGGGCCCGAGGGCTGCCAGCGCGTCGAGGTCGGCCCGCCACTGGTCGAGGGTCTCGCCGGGCGCCGCAAAGATCAGGTCGAGCGCGACCCTGATGCCGTGCTGCTTGGCCGAAGCGACCGTGCGTGCGATGTCGCCCGCAGCGTGGTCGCGTTCCAGCAGCCGCAGCTTCGCGTCGCGCAGCGACTGGGCGCCCAGGCTGAGCCGGGTGACCCCCAGCTCCGCCATCCGGGCGACGTAGGCGTCGCCCAGGTCGGCCGGGTTCGCCTCGACGGTCCACTCGGCGCCGGCCGCCAGCGGGCGGGCTGCTAGCAGCATCTCGCTGAGCCGAACGAAGTCTGGCAGCGGCAGACGGGTCGGCGTGCCGCCGCCGAAGTAGAGGGTGTCCACCTCGCACGGCCCGGGACGCAGGGCCAGCTCTGCTTCGATCGCCCTCAGGTAGTCGCCCACCAGGTGATCGCGGCCGGCGACCACCGCAAAGTTGCAGTAGCCGCAGCGGTGGGCGCAGAACGGCACATGAACGTAGGCGCTACGCGGCGTTGCGAAGGGGTCCATCAGACAAACGTCCACCAACCGGGCGAGCCGTCGGCGTCAGCCGCCGGAGTAGTACGCAGCGATCCGTCGCTCCCGCCCTGCAGCACTCCGGCGGCTGACGCCGCCGGCTCGCCTGGGGCCCGGCTATTTGGCGTTCTTCTTGGCGGCGGCCGCCAGCGCCTTGGCGATTAGCGCAGAGGAGTCGGGGGTGCTCATCTTCGAGAGCACCACGAACGCCTCGGACAGCACCCGCTTGGTTTCGGCGACGTTGATCTGCGTCTTGCCGGTGTCTACGCGGCGGGAGACTTCGTTGTAGAACTCAGAAACGTTCATGCGGATTTGCGGGGCTGAAGGTGCGAACAAGTGACCGGTGCGGCCGATTGTAGACGCTCCGCGTAGAAGCGCGAACCGCTGGCGCACGACGGGGCAGACGATCTCGGACCGACGGCCCGGGCGCCTACGCGGACGGTTCGCCGTCGCGGGCGAGGCGCAGGCCGGTGAACTGCCAACGCGCGTCGGGCGCAAAGAAGTTGCGGTAGGTAGCACGCGCGTGCCCCGACGGCGTGGCGCACGACGCGCCGCGCAGCACGAACGATCCGCACATGAACTTGCCGTTGTACTCGCCGAGCGCCCCCGCGGGGGGGCGGTAGCCCGGGTAGGCAGAGTAGGCGCTAGAGGTCCACTGCCAGGCCTCGCCGTACGCCTGCCGATCGGCGCCGGTCGCGGGGCCGGGGTGGATCGCCTGCCGCGAAGCGATCCGCTGGTCCGCGAACGCCCCCTGGACCTTCTCGTTTGCGAAGGCGACCTCCCACTCGGCCTCGGTGGGCAGGCGGGCGCCGGCCCAGCGGGCGTAGGCGTCTGCCTCGAAGTAGCTGACGTGGGTGACCGGCTCGGCGCCGACCACCGGCCGCGGGCCGGCGAGCGTGAACTGCGACCACGCCTGAGCCGCGTCGTCGCGGCGCCAGTATAGCGGCGCCTTCCAGGCGCCTTGCTGCACGGCCTGCCAGCCGGCGCTCAGCCAAAACTCGGGCCGGCGGTAGCCGCCGTCGTCGATGAACGCCCCGTACTCTTCGCAGGTCACCAGCCGGCCGGCGATCTGAAAGTCGTCGAGCCACACGCGGTGGCGGGGCGACTCATTGTCGTAGGCGAAGCCCGGCCCCCCGTGCCCGATCCTGCACTGCCCCCCCGCAACGCTGATCCAGCGCGCCTGCCGCGCGGTCGCGGTCGAGGACGCCCGCGGCTCTCGGAACACGGGCCCCAGCGGGTTGAGCGACAGGGCGTGCTTGATGTCGGTAAGGATCAGCTCTTGATGCTGCTGCTCGTGGTTGACGCCGATCTCCAGCACCGACGCCGCGTTTGCCGGAAGATCGGCTTCGAGCAGCGTGCTGTCGACGTGGCTTCGGTACGCCATCACCTCGTCTAGCGTGGGCCGCGACAGCAGCCCCCGCTGGGCCCGGGGGAACTGCTCGCCCACCGTGTTGTAGTACGAGTTGAAAAGCGTCTCGAACGCCGGGTGGGGCGACCGGTAGCCCGGCAGCGGCTTGAGCAGAAACGTCTCGAAGAACCAAGTGGTGTGCGCCAGGTGCCACCGCACCGGACTGGCGTCGGGCATCGATTGCAGCACCGTGTCTTCGGGGTGCAGCGTCTCGCACAGCGTGCGCGAGAAGCCGCGGACCGACCGGTAGCGGTCGAGCAGTGCGTCCAGCGACGGGGGGGGGCGTACGGCGCCGGGGCCATCGGACGTTGGGGGGGCGAACGTCATGGCGCCACCGTCACTCCTTTCCAGAACGCCACGTAGCCGCGGATCGCTTCGGCCTTGGGCTTGGGATCGGGGTAGTACCAAGCGGCCTGTTCGTTCACGTGGCCGTCGACCTCGACGTCGTAGTAGCTGGCGGTCCCCTTCCAGCCGCACACGGTGTGGGCGTCCGAGGGCTTGAACATCTCTTGCTTGAGCGAGTCGGGGGGGAAGTAGACGTTCCCCTCGACGATCTGCGTGTCGTCGCTCTCGGCCAGGGTGGCGCCGTTCCACATTGCTTTGGGCATGCTGCTTGGAAGGTGCAAAGTGATCAGGAAGTAGCTATTGAAATAGTAGCCCGATGGGTAAGCGAGGAAGCAGCGGTTGTTATCCCCGGTCCCTCGTTTACGCGTCGGGCTGCCGTTGTGATGCGTCTCTTTCCGGTTAGCTGGGTCGTTCCACGACGCAGTGAGCAACCGCAAACCACTGTTTGGGGTCGGTCCAGACGCGGTGGACCCCCATGCCGGCCGAGGCCGCCATCGCCTCGAACTGGGGGAGCGTGTACTTGTGGGAGTACTCGGTGTGGATCGATTCGCCGGCTTCGAACGCGATCGACGCGTCGCCGATCTCAACCGTTTGGCGCTGGCGTGAGACCAGCGAGATCGATACCCGGCCCTGGGCGTCCTGGTAAACGGCGCGGTGCGCGAACCGATCGACCTCGAACCGGCCGTCGAGCTCGCGGTTGATGCGGTGCAGCAGGTTGAGGTTGAACGCGGCGGTGACCCCCTCGCGGTCGTTGTACGCCGCCTCGATGACGCGCGGGTCTTTCTGCAGGTCGAAGCCAATCACCAACCCGCCCCCAACGCCCACCAGCCGTGCGATGCCGCTCAGCAACCCGCGGGCGGCGTCGGGCAAGAAATTGCCGATGGTTGATCCGGGGAAGAACACCGCGCTGTGCGATGGGGGCCGCGGGAAGTCTGGCAGGCTGAACCCTTGGCTGAAGTCCGCGCACACTGGCAGCACGTCGACCGCCGGGTAGGCGCGGGCGATCCCGGCCGCGGAGGCCTCGAGGTGACGCAGCGAGATATCGACCGGCACGTAGGCAATCGGGTCGATCATCGCGTCGAGCAGCAGCCGCGACTTCACGCTGCTGCCGCTGCCGTACTCCACGAGCGCCGCGCGGGGGCCGATCTGCCGGGCGATCGACGCGGCGTGACGGGTCAGGATCGCCCGTTCGGTCCGGGTCGGGTAGTATTCGGGGAGCTCGCAGATCTTGTCGAACAGCAGCGACCCCGGCCGGTCGTACAGGTATTTACAGTGGATGTGCTTCGCCCGGCTCGAGAGGCCCGTTAATACGTCGCGGCGGAAGGCCGCAGCAGCGCGGGACGGGGGCGGGGCGACCAGAGCAGAGAGAGTAGAAGACACGCCTGGGCGCCTCATCGAGATGCGAGTGTTTTAGCATTCATAGCCGGTTGGCTTGGTTCGACAACCGCCGGGGTCCGAATGCAAACCGCGCGCCGCTTGGCCGGCAGGCCGCGGGGCGACCGCCCTACCGACTACAAATCGCGGAACAAAACCCGATGACAAATCTTTGGCGCCGATTGATTTTCTTTGGAGTAACGTTCGGGATGGCCCTGTGCATGACTGAGGGCGCCCGAGCGGCGGGGGACGCCCCCGCCAACCCGCTCGACGCCCAACGGGCGATGGGCTACCTCAAGCAGGTGTGCGAGTTGGGCCCCCGCCCCGCGGGCAGCCGGGCGATGATCGCCCAGCAGGAGCTGCTCACGAAGCACTTCGAGGCGCTGGGCGGCCAGGTTGAGCTGCAGGCGTTCGCGGCCCGCAACCCGCTGGGGGGCAAGCCCGTGCCGATGGCGAACCTGATCGTCCGTTGGCGCCCCGAGGCCAAACGCCGCGTGCTGTTGTGCGCGCACTACGACACCCGCCCCCTCCCCAGCAGCGACCCCAACCCGCGGGCCCGCCGCAGCGGACGGTTCATCGGCGCCAACGACGGCGGCAGCGGCGTGGCGGTGTTGATGGAGCTGGCCCACCACATGAAGGACCTGCCCCCCGACTTGGCGGTCGATTTCTGCCTGTTCGACGGCGAAGAACTCGTGTTCACCGAGGGCCGCGACCCGTACTTCCTTGGCAGCACCTGGTTCGCCAGGGAGTACGACCGCGACAAGCAGCGCGGCTACGTGTACGACGCGGCCGTGCTGCTAGACATGGTGGGGGACGCCGACCTGCAGATCTACCAAGAAGCCAACTCGGTAAGCTGGCCCGAGTCGAAGCCGCTGGTCGACCAGGTGTGGTCGACCGCCCAGCGACTGGGGGTAAAGGAGTTCATCGCCCGACCCAAGCACGTGGTGCGTGACGACCACCTGCAGTTGCGGAACATCGCCGGCATCCCGGCCTGCGACGTGATTGATTTCGACTACCCCGCCTGGCACACCGTTCGCGACACGCACCATCAGTGCTCCGGCGAGTCGCTGGCGAAGGTTGGTTGGGTGATGCTAGAGTGGATGCGGCAGCCCCCGGCGAGCCGGGCCGAAGAGCCATAGCCGGGCGTCCGCCGCCGTCAGGGCCCCGAGCGCCGCCGCTTGTGGCCCCCCATCCGACCGGTTCTTAGCCCCCCACGTTGAACGGCGTCGTCGTGCTCTGGAACTACCCCCTATCGATGTTGCTGCTCGGCGTGGCCGGGTACTTGATCGACTCGCACCGCCGCGACTGGCGGGCGAGCCTGCAAGACGCCAAGCTGCCCGACCGCAAGAGGCGCTTTGCGCGCCGGCAGTACCTGCGGCGGATGCAGGCCAGCAGCATCATCGGCGTCGTGGGGGCGCTCGTCGCCGTCTGGCCGATCGTGCCGCGTCGGCCCGCGTGGATGGCGGTCTACCTGGCGTTGTTGGTGATCGCCTGCATGTGGATCACGCTGCTGGGGCTGGTCGACGCCTGGTCGTCCAGCAACCGGCTCCGCGACGAGAAGGCAGAGGCCGCCGCGCGGCGGGCCGAGCTGCTCCATCAGGCGGGCCGCTACGCTCCGTCGGACGCCGCCCCGCACCAGGCAGAAGGAGACTGATGGTCGACCCCCTACGACTCGCGATCGCGGCTACCCCGCTGGCGGCCTACCTGTTGCTGCTTGCGCTGGTGAACGTGCGGCGCCGCCCGCTGCTGGCGACCGGCGCCGGCGACGCGGCCGCGCTGGGGGGCGGGCTGGTGGGGCTGGCGTTCATCGGCCCGATCGAGCTGTTTCGGCCTGAATCGGCCACCGCAGAGATGGGCCCCTGGGTGTGGGTGGTGCTGATCGTTCTTTACGCCCTGATCGTCTCGCTGGCGGTGCTGCTGGCGCGGCCGCGGCTGGTGATCTACAACATCGGCCTCGACGAGCTGCGGCCCGCTTTGGCCGAAGCGGTCGGTCAGCTCGACCGCGAGGCGCGTTGGGCGGGTGACAACCTCACGCTGCCGTCGCTGGGGGTGTCGCTGCACGTCGAGGCGTTCGAGTTCATGCGCCACGTCTCGCTCAAGAGCAGCGGCGACCGTCAGAACCTCGAGGGCTGGCGCCGGCTGGCACGCGCGCTGCGTCGTTCTCTGGCCAGCGTCAGCGTGCAGCCAAGCCCGCGTTGGCCCAGCTTCGCGATCACGGCAGCGGTGCTGACGGTGCTAACGCTGATTGCACTGCAGCGCCACCCGCAGCGCGTAGCCGAAGCCGTGGCGCACCTCACGCACTTCTAGCGGGCCCGCTTATTCTTGCTCAGCCCTGCGGTTCGTCCTCGGGCGCCAGCGCAAACACCACCCGGTACGCCGTGTAGCCCGCCCGGAGCTTGTCCCCGTAGATGGTCCGCAGTTCCTGCTGGAGCGCCGCGGCGGTCTCGAAGCCGTCCGGCGTCGCGTCCGCGTCGGTGAGCGCGTCGATCGCAACCGCCTCGACCGACTCGATGCGGATCGCCCCCACGCCCGGGATGTAGCTGCGTTGCCCGCTGCGCACGTGGCGGTGTTTCCAGAGCCGGATGGTCTGGGTCTTGGCGCCGCAGCGGATCGCTTCCAGGAACTTCTTCTTGAACAGCAGCATGGGTGATCGCCCCGCAACCGTGCGCGTTTAACGTGGATAGCAACTGTTCCCAACGCCCGACCGGACAGACTGCGGCCCGCCACATCTAGCCGCCGGTTCCCGCATTCCGCTTGCCCAATCCGGCCACCACGCTTACTATAAAGCCACTTCGAGAGCGTGTGGCCAAGCCATACGGCTCATCTGCCCGCAGGGAACAATCGCGGGCGCCCGTGTCGCCAATCAGTATCGTGGCAAGCGTGATCCGGCCGTCAGGCGGCAAGGATCGCGGATACTGATGACTCGCCTGCAAGAACCCGTCGTGCGTCGCGGCTAGCTCGTAGCCGTATCGTATCGATTTTGATCCGTGGAGTAGGCGCCCACGTATCAGCTCTTTGGTTCTGCGCGAAAAGCTTCTCTTCTTGGAACAGACCCTGTTGGAGGCACCCCATGAGTATCGCTGAAGGTATCGACACCGCCCGTGAAACGTTAAGCGGCCACACCTTGCCGGGCTACGCTTACGCATCGACCGAGCGCCCGCTGCACCGGATCGCCGAGGTCCGGCAGAACCAGGGCGTCTCGGTCCGCACGCTTGCGCGCCGGCTTGGAAAATCGATGGACGAGGTCCGCCGGCAAGAGAGGCCCGACAGCGACATGCCGCTTTCGGAACTCTACCGCTGGCAGCAGGGGCTCGAGTCGCCCGTGGCGGAGCTGCTGGTAGACATCGACGCCCCGCTCTCCGGCCCGGTGCTCAGCCGGGCCCGCATGCTGCGCATCATGAAGACGGTGCGCGCCATCATGGAGACCTCCAAGAACCAGGGCGTGCAGAGGCTCACCACCATGCTCGAGTCGCAGCTCATCGAGGCGATGCCGGAGCTACGCGAAGTGAGCGCCTGGCACTCGGTCGGTCAACGCCGCACCCAGGACGAGCTAGGCCGTGTCGCGGAACGGACCGTTCCCGACTCGTTCGCTAGCGACTCGCTCCGCTAACCGGCGGAGCCGGACCCGCCAACCAACTGCGGTCCGACGCGTGAGCGGGGAAGCGGCGCAATCAATGCTGCCGCCTGGCTTACGCGTCGGGCTGGGATTGGGGCGCGGCCACGGTTAGCGCCGCCAGCAGCTCTGCATGCAGCGCCGGCGTGCTGGCCGCTACGAAGTCTGCCTTCCACAGGTCGAACGCGCCGCCGTCGGAGGCGCACACCTCGCCCCCCGCCTCGGTCACCAGCAGCACCCCCGCCGCCACGTCCCACGGCTTGATCTCGCGCGCCCAGTGCCCGTCGATCCGGCCGCAGGCCAGGTAGGCCAGGTTCAACGCCGCGGAGCCGATGCGGCGGACCGCCTGACAGCGGGGCGCCAAGCGGACGAAGTCGAGCAGGTCGGGCGAGTTCTCCGCGACGTTGGCCGGCAGGCTCATCGCCAGCATGGCCTGGTCGATAGACCGCGATGCCGTGACCCGCATCGGCCTGCGTGTGCCGGCGTGCTCCAGGAAGGCGCCCCCCCTCAGGCTCGCGGCGAACAGCTCGTCTCGGTTGGGGTCGTAGATCGCCCCCGCCTGCAAGCGGTCGCCACGCGTCACCCCCACCGACACCGCGTAGCACGGGAACCCGTGCACAAAGTTCATCGTGCCGTCCAGCGGGTCGGCGACCCAGGCCAGCTCTCCCTCGTCGGGGCGCCGCTCGGAGGCTTCTCCTTCTTCGCCCACAAACACGTCGTCGGGCCGGCTGCGGCGGATCACGGCCTCGATGGCGTGCTGCGAGGCCTCGTCTGCGTCGGTGACAAAGTCGAACGCCCCCTTCAGCCGCGCCTCAAACCGGCCCGCGCGCTGTACCAGCTCGACCCCCCCGCGGCGGGCGGCTTCGATGGCGATCTCTAGCAGCGCAGCGGGTGAATCAGACAAGCTTGGGGCCTCCCCGCATCAGACGGACGCCTGACCACGGATGACACGGATTTCACGGATGGGACGGCACAAGCCTAAGAGAGACCCGAGCCAACAGCAACCGTTCTGGCCGAGCGAGGGGCCCTTGTCCCAGAAATCATCCGTGAGATCCGTGGTCGGGCGTCCTAGCCCCCCGGTTTCTTCATTGCCAGGCTGTGCAGGATCAGCACGCTCCCGACGCTCATCAGGCACCAACCGAGCCAGTCGGGGGGGCTGAGCGACTTGGACCCGGCCAGCGCCGGTGGGGCGGAGGCCGCTACGGAGGCCGAGTCTTGCCCCACCTTCTGCACGATCTTGGCCGCCTCGGGAGTAAGGGAGTACGACTCGACCATCCGGAACTGGATGCCCAGCAGCAGGATCACGAGCCCCGTGAAGAAGTACTGATTGCGATTGAATTCCATAGCGACCATCCTGGTGCGGGCCCGCAGGCGCCCGGGGGGCGCGCGTCCTTTCAGTAGGTTTCGGGGCCGATCGCACGCCCGGATCAATGCCCCGCTACGATTATCGATTGCTCGGCCGGCGCCGGAGCTAGCAGTCGGGCTAGGTCGTAATCGCTGTGCCGATTATTCTGGCGGTCGGCTTGTTCTTGGGGCGACCAACCGGACGCGGATCTTCGCGGATGAATCGGACAACGGAAGATCGACTCCTCTCGATCTCTGGAGATCCCCGTCATCCGCGATGATCCGCGTCCGGTGCGTCGCACTGCTGGCACTTATCAAAGGGAACCGCGGCCCATGAAGACCTTTCTCCAATCGATGACCCCACCTCGGGCCATGCTGCGCGTCTGCCGGCAGCGGTTGTTCGATTGGAAGATCGCCGACTCGACCGGCGACGCGCTGTCGGGGGGGCAGCTCTTGATGCGGGCGCTCATCCTCCGCCGGCTGCTGCGGCGCGAGGTGCTGGCCGCGGACGAGAAGTACGTCGGCGTGCTCATCCCCCCCTCCAACGGCTCGATGGTGGTCAACGCCGCCCTGGCGCTCGACCGGCGGGTGGTGGTGAACGTGAACTACTCCGCCACCAGCGAGGTGGTGAACGCGTGCCTCAAGGCGGCCGGGATCCGCCACGTGCTCACCAGCCAAAAGGTGCTGGATAAGCTCAACCTGAAGCTCGACGCGGAGCTGGTGCTGCTGGAGTCGCTGAAGGAGAAGCTCACCCTCGCGGACAAGCTGTCTAGCGCGGCGATTGCCTACGGGGCGCCGGCGTGGCTGACCGAGCGGCTGATCGGGCTCGCCTCGAGCAAGCCCGACGACGAGGTGACCGTCATCTTCACTTCCGGCTCGACCGGCGAGCCTAAAGGCGTCGTGCTGACCAACGGGAACGTCACCTCGAACATCTACGGCATGTACAAGGTGGTGCACCTGAACCGCCACGACATCATTCTGGGCGTCCTGCCGTTCTTCCACTCCTTTGGATACACGATCACGCTGTGGGGCCCGCTGGCGATCGACCTGCAGGCGGCGTACCACTTCAGCCCGCTGGACGCCCGCCAGGTGGGCAAGCTGGCCGGCGAGCGGAAGGCGACCATCATCCTCGCCACGCCGACGTTCCTGCGGTCGTACCTCAAACGGTGCGAGAAGGAAGACTTCGCGTCGCTGCAGGTGGTGGTGGCGGGCGCCGAGAAGCTGCCGGTCGCGCTGTCGGACGCGTTCGAAGAGAAGTTCGGCGTCCGGCCCATCGAGGGCTACGGCGCCACCGAGCTGTCGCCGCTGGTGAGCGTAAACGTGCCGGCGGGCCGCTCGACCGGGAAGAAGATCGACTCCCGCGAGGGGAGCGTCGGCCAACCCATTCCCAACGTCGAAGCGCGGATCGTCGACCCCGAAACTTGGCAGACGCTGCCCACGGGCGAGGACGGCATGCTGCTCATCCGCGGCCCCAACCTGATGAAGGGCTACCTGAACGACCCCGAGAAGACCGCCAAGGTGGTCCGCGACGGCTGGTACGTCACCGGCGACGTCGCCCGGCTGGACGCCGAGGGGTTCATCCACATCACGGGGCGCGAGAGCCGTTTCTCGAAGATCGGCGGCGAGATGGTTCCGCACGTGCTGATCGAGGAGACCATCCAGGAGTTCCTGGCCGGCGGTAAAGACGCCGACCCGATCGCGGTCGTGACGGCCGTGCCGGACGAACGCAAAGGGGAGCGCCTGATCGTGGTCCACCTGCCGATGCCCAAGACGCCGGCCGAGATCTCCAAACACCTAGCAAGCAAGGGGATGCCCAACCTGTGGGCGCCGGGCGAGGACAGCTACCTGGAAGTTGAGGAGCTGCCGCTGTTGGGCTCGGGGAAGCTGGACCTGAAGGGCCTGGCGGCGCTCGCCAAGGCGAAGTTCTCTTAAACGTGTGGCACGCCCAGAATCGCAGCGAAGGGCGTGGCGCCCATCTCGACACGCCACGCCCTTTGCTGCGCTTCAGGGCGTGGCGCCCGGGACGGAGGCCGGCCTGCACCGTTAGAACGCCGGCACGGTGGGCAGCGTCGGCGTGGCGGCGCCTGCGTCCGTGAAGTTGATTTCCGCCGGGTTAAACGTAAAGGTCTCGTTGCTGTTCCGCGTTGAGAGCGTGGTGAGGTTTGTGATGCGGAACGTTGATCCGGCGTTTTCGGTCAAATCAAAGCCGCCGCCCGAGGCGTCGTTGCCGTTGAGGTTGGCGAACAGCGTCGACGTGCCAGAGCTTGTGGCCTGAAACTCGACGCCGCCTCCGGTGTTGTTGAACACGTTGTTGGTGAGCGTCAACTGCAGGTTGGCGTCGGTGGCGGAGTTAATGTTCGCGGTGGTATTGCCGCTGCTGTTCATCAGGATGGCCCCGGTCATCTGGAACTGCACGTTGGCGCCGGTGATATCCGCCTGCAGCGCCGAGGCGTTGGTCGCATTGAACAGGTTGGCGCCGCTAATCAGCACGTCGCCGCCGGTGACGTTCGTGCCGACGTTCAGCAGCATAGCCCGGTCCGTGCCCGTGGCGTCGATCGTCACCCCCTGCATCTGCAGGTCGAAGGCGCCGCTGTTCTGAGCGTCAACGATCACGGTGCTGTCGAACGTCGAGTTGCGGATGCCGACATCCAAGCCCCCGGTGACGGTGGACCCCTTCGACACCAGCACGCCGCCGGTGCTGTCGACGCCGTTCATCCGCAGCTTGTGGTCGCCGGCGGTGGTGTAAGACGCCACGACCGCCTGACCGACGCCGGAGCCGTTCACGTCGCCGTTCACGGCGACGTTGGTCGCGTTGGTGATGCGGGCGCCGTCGCCGGTGAGATTAGAGACGTTTCCGGCGAGCGTTACCGCCCCGGTGCTGTCGGTCACGATCCAGGCGGCCGTGCCGTTGTGGTTCGCGATGGTGCCGTTGTAGGTCACCGCGGCTGAGCCGCCGTTCACCTCAAGCGCCGCGGCGCCGACATCGCCGGTCACCTGGAAGCCGGACGCAGCGGTCACCGCGCCCGTGCCCCCCTGGATGTACACGCCCCGCCCGCTGGTCTGCCCGCCGGTGAGGGTGCCAGAGGTAAGCGTGGTCGCGCCCGCGTTGTTCGAGAGCCGCACGGCGGAGTCACCCGTTGTGCCGCCGTTGTAGGTGAGCGTGGCGACCGACAGCGTGCTGCCGGCCGTGGTGTTCTCTACAAAGATGCTGTCGCCCACCACGTTGGTGGTGGTGACGCCGCTGATGGTCACGTTCTTGTTCCGCGTGGCGCCGGCGGCGGCCGTGTCTGCGGCGTCGATGTGGATGTCGTTCTGGTTGTTCTCGAACGTCATCGTCGCGATGTTCGTCGTGAACGCCACGGTCTCGTTGGCCGTCCCCGGGTCACGCACCAACGGCGCCAGGTCGATTGCGTGCTGCGTCTGGTTGCGGATGGTGAGGTTGCGGAGCGTCGGATTTCCGGCGCCCGCGGCGCCGTTGATGGCGGTCTGGCCGCTGTTGAACACGAGGTTCTCGACCGTGTTGGTGTCGGCCAGCACGACGCCCGAACCGGCCGCGGGGCCGTTGACGATGGGCGTCGCGGTGCCGGTGCTCGCCCGGGGCAGCGGGATCGCGCCCAACTGGGTGGTGTTGATGGTGTAGGCGCTGGTGCTGCTCTCGCCCAATAGCTGCTGGCCGTCCTGCAGCGTCGCCGTTTGGTTGGTGAAGGTGCTGTCGGCGTAGGCCAACACGCGGTCGTTTGCCTGGCTGTTGGCCTGGACGCTGCTGAGCGACGCCAGCGGGCGTTCGACGGTGCCGTCGCCCCCGGGCGCGGCGGCCGAGTCGACGTGCACAAACCTCAGCTCCTCGCCGGTAGCGGCGTCGGTCAGCGCCTGCGCCCCGGCGACGCTCTCTTCGTACACCGCAACGTAGTTGTTACGCATCACCGGCTCGCGCATGCGGTCCAGCACGGTGCAGGTGGGCCGCCAGTTGTCGCGCGTGCGGCCGATCATCCACGTAGCGGTGAACACGGTGTTGGTGTCGAACAGCTCGTCGTCGGTCACCACAAGCTGCAGCAGCAGGTCTGGGGTCACGTAGCCGCGGGCGCCCAGCTTGTAGCCGGCCGAATCGAGCCCCTCGCCCGCCATCCCGTAGGCGCCGCCGATGAGCCAGAAGTCGCGGTC from Pirellulimonas nuda includes:
- a CDS encoding AMP-binding protein, with amino-acid sequence MKTFLQSMTPPRAMLRVCRQRLFDWKIADSTGDALSGGQLLMRALILRRLLRREVLAADEKYVGVLIPPSNGSMVVNAALALDRRVVVNVNYSATSEVVNACLKAAGIRHVLTSQKVLDKLNLKLDAELVLLESLKEKLTLADKLSSAAIAYGAPAWLTERLIGLASSKPDDEVTVIFTSGSTGEPKGVVLTNGNVTSNIYGMYKVVHLNRHDIILGVLPFFHSFGYTITLWGPLAIDLQAAYHFSPLDARQVGKLAGERKATIILATPTFLRSYLKRCEKEDFASLQVVVAGAEKLPVALSDAFEEKFGVRPIEGYGATELSPLVSVNVPAGRSTGKKIDSREGSVGQPIPNVEARIVDPETWQTLPTGEDGMLLIRGPNLMKGYLNDPEKTAKVVRDGWYVTGDVARLDAEGFIHITGRESRFSKIGGEMVPHVLIEETIQEFLAGGKDADPIAVVTAVPDERKGERLIVVHLPMPKTPAEISKHLASKGMPNLWAPGEDSYLEVEELPLLGSGKLDLKGLAALAKAKFS
- a CDS encoding autotransporter outer membrane beta-barrel domain-containing protein, producing the protein MTLLRLATLVVLFTIWCGAAGAQQLSLPPEEGSFLDGLPPEPNAPLGAQAPAGNSPYQIVPDVVDQSPYFAPAEGDGHEVPPPTAFSVDPTRGFFLRARYTTEGYGQPGGSLDLGTMRLFPIEDDAMLFVDGQIVLNEESHVGYNAGIGYRFLTLPVLPVGPDDAKVMGVSIWSDGTSTQNGRFISQIGTSLEYLGDTFDIRANGYAPLLDQALESDFSPTGEIDFVGNNLSQLTTGIRETALSVGEIELARRVRDRDFWLIGGAYGMAGEGLDSAGYKLGARGYVTPDLLLQLVVTDDELFDTNTVFTATWMIGRTRDNWRPTCTVLDRMREPVMRNNYVAVYEESVAGAQALTDAATGEELRFVHVDSAAAPGGDGTVERPLASLSSVQANSQANDRVLAYADSTFTNQTATLQDGQQLLGESSTSAYTINTTQLGAIPLPRASTGTATPIVNGPAAGSGVVLADTNTVENLVFNSGQTAINGAAGAGNPTLRNLTIRNQTQHAIDLAPLVRDPGTANETVAFTTNIATMTFENNQNDIHIDAADTAAAGATRNKNVTISGVTTTNVVGDSIFVENTTAGSTLSVATLTYNGGTTGDSAVRLSNNAGATTLTSGTLTGGQTSGRGVYIQGGTGAVTAASGFQVTGDVGAAALEVNGGSAAVTYNGTIANHNGTAAWIVTDSTGAVTLAGNVSNLTGDGARITNATNVAVNGDVNGSGVGQAVVASYTTAGDHKLRMNGVDSTGGVLVSKGSTVTGGLDVGIRNSTFDSTVIVDAQNSGAFDLQMQGVTIDATGTDRAMLLNVGTNVTGGDVLISGANLFNATNASALQADITGANVQFQMTGAILMNSSGNTTANINSATDANLQLTLTNNVFNNTGGGVEFQATSSGTSTLFANLNGNDASGGGFDLTENAGSTFRITNLTTLSTRNSNETFTFNPAEINFTDAGAATPTLPTVPAF